Genomic DNA from Candidatus Bathyarchaeia archaeon:
CTTCAGAGCAGAGTGCGAATCTGCTTTGAGAGAGGCTATCAAAGAGTACGCCACCCAGCTGGAACTCCCGAAATCAATGGTTTCTCCACCTCCATCACCACAGTATGGAGACTTGTCGTCACCCATCTGTTTCGAGCTTGCCAAGCTTACGAAAGAACCCCCGAAAAGCCTCGCTGAGACGCTGGCAAAGAAAATCTCCACTGAGCGATTCGAGATGGTGAGCAAAGTTGAAGCCTTGAATGGGTACCTGAACTTCTACGCTGACTATGGAGTACTCAGCCGAGAAATGGTCAGGGCAGTAGAATACTACGGGGCTGACTATGGACTTTTAAAGACCGACGAACCTAAAAGGATCATAATCGAGCACACGAGTGCTAACCCCAGCGGTCCTCTACATATAGGAACCGCTAGGAACGCCATTCTTGGCGATGCGCTGGCGAGAATTCTGAAGGGTAGGGGTCACACAGTCAGGAGACACTTCTATATCGACGACATGGGGAGACAGGTGGCAATAGTTGCCTATGGATACAAGCTTCTGGGCGAACCAGAAATCAAAGGAAAACCTGACATTTGGATAGGTTTCATCTACGCCGCGACAAACTGCGCCGTCACCATCCGCTCCCTCAGAGCAAAATTGAAAGAACTCCAAGACAGGCGTGTAGAGGGTGAAGAACTTGAGAATACTCAACGAAAACTCGACGAGTACGTCGGCATCGCGGCGGAGGTTGAGCGATACGACCAACAAACCTTCCTGAAGATCGTCGAAGGAGTCAATGCGGATGAAAACCCGGAGAGAACCATTGGGAACCTGATCAAACTCTACGAGTTGGGCGACCCAGAGGTTAAGAGACTCTTCCGAGAGATTGTAGAGAGCTGCCTCCTCGGCTTTAAAGAAACACTGGCCATGGCAGGCATAAACTTCGACAGTATGGACTGGGAGAGCGACCTAGTTTGGAGCGGCGAAGTTAAAGAAGTAATTCGCAGACTTGCTGAAACACCGTTTGCCATACGTAAGGAGGGCGCGCTCATTATTGATGTAGATCGAGCTGCTGAGAGGCTTGGCATAAAGGATAGATTTTCTTGGGGTGTCTCAAGTGAGATACCGCCTCTGACGCTGACTCGGAGCGACAGAACTACCTTGTACATAACCCGCGACATAGCCTATCATCTAAGAAAGTTCAAGTGGGCTGACGTAGTGGTGAATGTGATTGGAGCTGACCAGAGGCTAGCTCAAATACAGTTGAAGATAGCCCTCTACCTACTAGGCTTGGAGGCTGTATTGGATAATTTAGTGCACTATGCTTATGAGCTGGTTAAACTCCCCGACTACAAAATGTCACGCCGTAGAGGACGGTTCGTTACATTTGACGAAGTGATGGAGGAAGCCCAGTCTATAGCTCATAACGAGGTTAGCAGTAGGAACCCAACCCTCTCAGACGTAGAGAAAACCCATGTTGCAAAGGTTGTAGGCATAGGCGCCGTCAAATACGCGATGCTCAGCATCTCCGCCCTAAAGACTGTGACCTTCACTTGGGATAAGGTGGTAAACTTTGAAGTCAATAGCGGCCCATTCATCCAGTACGCGTACACTAGAGCTTCTAGCATCCTTCGAAAGGCAGATTTCAAACCTACTCAGCCAGACTTCTCGCTTTTAAGTCACCCCCTAGAAAAAAGATTGATACTTAAACTCGCCTTGTTCCCAGAAGTGTTTATTGAGGCGGCGGATGAATTGAAGCCAGAGGCTTTAGCTGAGTATGCAAATGATTTAGCCGCCGTATTCAACATATTCTATGACACACTACCGGTCATCCAAGCTGGGGTTCAAGGTCTGAGAGACGCCCGCATGAAGCTCGTCGAGGCGACCCGTACAGTGCTTGGTAACGCTCTCAGCATACTGGGGATTGATGCGCCTGAAAAGATGTAGCTGAACGACGGATAGACATTTATGTTTGAAAGAAACTTTTTTAACAGCCTCAGCTATAAAATGCGTCTAATAGCTTCTATGCAGGCATGGTATTTGGAAATAGGGTAGTATGTGTGTCGGCTGATTCAAATGCTGGATCCTCAGCCAAGCTGAGGTTTCTAGGTGGAACTAAGGAAGTTGGAAGATCTGCTGTGGCAGTGAGTAGTGGTAAAACTCAGATCCTTCTAGACTACGGCATAGCAATGAACTACGAGCCAGGCTTCCCCATACATATACCACCAAAAGAGGTCAACGCAATAGTTCTAACCCACGCTCACCTTGACCACAGCGGCGGAATACCGATCTTCCATGTCAGAGGAAAAACACCAGTCTACGCCACAAGCCTAACCTTCGAACTTACCAAAATCCTCCTAAGCGACCTCATCAACCTTTCAGGCTACTACCTTCCCTATGAGTACCTTGAAGTTGACACCATGATGCAGTGCAGGGTAAATGTCTCCTACAG
This window encodes:
- a CDS encoding arginine--tRNA ligase; translated protein: MREAIKEYATQLELPKSMVSPPPSPQYGDLSSPICFELAKLTKEPPKSLAETLAKKISTERFEMVSKVEALNGYLNFYADYGVLSREMVRAVEYYGADYGLLKTDEPKRIIIEHTSANPSGPLHIGTARNAILGDALARILKGRGHTVRRHFYIDDMGRQVAIVAYGYKLLGEPEIKGKPDIWIGFIYAATNCAVTIRSLRAKLKELQDRRVEGEELENTQRKLDEYVGIAAEVERYDQQTFLKIVEGVNADENPERTIGNLIKLYELGDPEVKRLFREIVESCLLGFKETLAMAGINFDSMDWESDLVWSGEVKEVIRRLAETPFAIRKEGALIIDVDRAAERLGIKDRFSWGVSSEIPPLTLTRSDRTTLYITRDIAYHLRKFKWADVVVNVIGADQRLAQIQLKIALYLLGLEAVLDNLVHYAYELVKLPDYKMSRRRGRFVTFDEVMEEAQSIAHNEVSSRNPTLSDVEKTHVAKVVGIGAVKYAMLSISALKTVTFTWDKVVNFEVNSGPFIQYAYTRASSILRKADFKPTQPDFSLLSHPLEKRLILKLALFPEVFIEAADELKPEALAEYANDLAAVFNIFYDTLPVIQAGVQGLRDARMKLVEATRTVLGNALSILGIDAPEKM